AGCTTCGGGCCCGCAATGCCAACGATCCCGATGCGCGCGAGGCCGAGAATGCCAGGCAGGCCATGATGGCGGAGGTCGACAAACTCGCCGAAACCATGCGCATCGCCGAAACCGCTGCTGGAACCGAGGCGGTCGGCGCGGCCGGCGAAGCCGAGGCCGGGGCGGATGCCGCCGTGGCCGTTCCCGTGATCAATATCCTGGCCTGACGCCAGCGGCATGGCCTGCCCGAATCAGTCCTGGGCAATATCCCGATCGAACGGCGCCAGTTCCTCCTGGATCGCGGCAAGCGTCCTTGCCTCGACCCGGCGATAGGCGGTCACCAGCGCGAGGCCAAATTCGGTCAGCTGGGCGCCGCCGCCCTGCGATCCGCCGGCCGCCGCGGTGACCACGGCGCGGGTGAACATCTTGTTGACGGCATCGACCAGAACCCAGGCGCGCCGGTAGGACATGCCGAGCTCGCGGCCGGCCGCCGAGATCGAGCCGGTTCGCCCGATCGCTTCCAGCAGGTCGATCTTGCCCGGTCCGAGCCGCATGGCCTCGCC
This portion of the Phreatobacter stygius genome encodes:
- a CDS encoding winged helix-turn-helix domain-containing protein encodes the protein MRAKQGTVVSIKPKRPPAAGSGIARLSPRLRIVFGEAMRLGPGKIDLLEAIGRTGSISAAGRELGMSYRRAWVLVDAVNKMFTRAVVTAAAGGSQGGGAQLTEFGLALVTAYRRVEARTLAAIQEELAPFDRDIAQD